The Meiothermus sp. CFH 77666 genomic interval CCACTGGCCTTGCAGTCCAACAACGGCTTTTCCCGCACCGAACTGAGCCGCATCCAACAGGCCATCGTAGATGCCCGCGACCAGCTCCTCAAACACTGGGCCAACGCCAGGGGCAACGAAGGCGAAAAACCCACCGGAGAACTGCTATTGCACCAAGAATAGACATCAAGCGACCAAGCCGCTTCTTCTAGGGCGGTTTTCTATTTCAAACTGGCCTTCCGGCCATCATGAAGCTGGCCGTCATACCACCATCTACCGGCAGAATGGCCCCGGTGATGAAGCTAGCTCGCTCGGAAGCCAGAAACACCACCGCCTGGGCCACTTCCTCGGGCTTTCCCAGGCGCCGCAGGGCGTGCAGGTCTTCCCAGTCCTGGCGGGTGAGCTCGGGGTCTTCCGACATCTGAATGGCTTCCAGCACGCTCTCGGTGGCAATAGCGCCTGGGGCTACGGCGTTGACCCGGATGTTCATGGGCGCAAAGTCGAGCGCCAGCGAGCGGGTCAGGTTGACCAGCCCGCCCTTAGAAGCGTTGTAGGCGGCGTTGTTCTGCTCGGCGAAAAGCCCCTGTACGCTGGCCACATTTACAATCGCGCCCCCGCCCGACCGCATCATTTCCCGGGCGGCCAGGGCGGAAAGGTGCATGGGCGCGGTCAGGTTCACTTCCAGGGTCTGCTGCCACTCGGCCAGCCCCACCTTGAGCGCCGAGCCAGGAGCAGCGATGGCAGCGTTGTTGACCAGCACATGAACACCGCCCCACTGCTTGGTAGCCTGCTCGACAAAACGTTCGCGGTGGAGAGCCTGGGCGATATCGGCATATACGAACAGAGCACCAAGACGTTTGGCTACCTCGAGGCCCTCCGGCCTCACATCGCATAGCACCAGCAGAGCCCGCTCCTCTGCAAAGGCCTCGGCAATGGCCCGCCCAATACCGCGGGCTGCCCCGGTAATCAGCACTACCCTGCCCTGGAACATGGTCAAAGTTTATAAAACCTGGCGTCAAAATCCCAAGCCAGAGCGGTTCCCACAACCATCCCGGAACTATATGCTCTGGCGTTACGATCACACTGCAGTTCTTGAGCTGTATGAAAGGTTCGTGGATTACAGCGACGTGGCCGCCCATGAAAACGAGAATGCGCCTCGACCCAGGCGCATGTGTGGGCCGGGCCCAGCCCACGGGTGCTTGGGCTTCGAGTTTCCAGGCGGCCACTGTTCTGTCCAGGACAAGGCTTTCTTACAAAAATAAGTGGAGAGCATTCTCAATGCCTGCTATCGGGCGCTTGGAGCGCACACCTAGGCTGTACGGCGGGTCTTGCCATCCAGGGTCAGGAGGGGGCCGTAGAGGTCGGGCCGACGGTCGCGGAAAAAGCCAAAACTAGCCCGGAAGGTGCGGGCCTCTTCCAGGTTCAAATCGGCCAGCAAAACGGTTTCTTCGCTGCGGCCTGCCTCGGCGATTTTGTTGCCCATGTAGTCGGCGATGAAGGAGGAGCCATAGAAGGTCTGCTCGAGGCCCTCCACCACCTCGGTGCCCACCCGGTTGGCTGCCGCTAGATAGCAGATATTCGAGACAGCGTGCCCGATCATGGCGCGCTGCCACATATCCTTGGTGTCAATGCCCCCGGCCTCGGCAGGCTCGGAGCCAATGGCGGTGGGGTAGAGCAGAATTTCCGCGCCCAGCAAGGCCATGCTGCGGGCACACTCGGGGAACCACTGATCCCAGCAGATGCCGGCCCCCACCGTGCCAAAGCGGGTCGGGAAGGCCCGGAAGCCGGTATCGCCGGGGTTGAAGTAATACTTTTCTTCGTAACCCGGCCCATCGGGGATGTGCGATTTGCGGTAGACGCCTAGGATTTCGCCCGTGGCGTCAATCAGAGCAAGGCTGTTGTAGTGGGCCTGCCCGGCTTTCTCGAAAAAGGAGAGCGGGAGCACCACCCCCAGTTCCTGGGCCAGCCGCTGAAAGTGTGGGATGAAGGGGTGTTGCTCGACCGGGTTGGCCAGGGCAAAGTATTTGTCCCGCTCGGCCTGGCAGAAGTAGAGGTTCTCGAATAGCTCCGGCAGCAGCACAATCTGTGCCCCCTGTGCGGCGGCTTCGCGCACCATCTGGGTGGCCTTGGCCACGTTGTGGTCGCGGTTGCTTGTCATGGACATCTGCACAACGGCTAGTTTGGGCATGAGGGCTCCTTGGGGTCTATGGTCTATAGTCTATGGCCCATAGCTGATAGCGGAGAGATTCTCGAGGGCCTCGGTTCCATTCAACCCTCTGCGGTAGTAAGCAAAAGGGCGTTCATCGAGCAGGACGAAGGGTTGGTTGGTTGAACCTGTATGGCTGTACGCTCGCCGGGCTCCCTTCACCTGCCCGGGTTACCCATTCCATATCTCGCCCTCCGGTTGCTGCTGGGTGACGCAGTGGAAACTACCCCCGCCGGTAATAAGATAGCGGCTTTTGAGGCCGACCACCTCGCGTTCGGGGAACAAAGGGCGCAGGATTTGCAGGGCCTGCTCGTCGTGGGGGTCGCCGTAGATGGGCACCAGCACGGCCCCGTTGGCAATGTAGAAGTTGGCGTAGGTGAGGGGCAGGCGGGTTTGATCGTCGAGCCAGATAGGATTCTTGGGCAGGGGGAGTTCTACAATTTGAAAGCCCCCCAGGCTTTGCAGGATTTCCAGGTTTTCCTGTAAAGGGCGGTGGTTGGGGTCGTCGGGGTCGGAAGAGACCGAGGTGACGATGGTACGGGGTGCGGTAAAACGGGTGAGGGTGTCTATGTGGCCGTCGGTGTGGTCGCCCTCGAGCCCGTTGCCCAGCCAGATCAGGTGTTCGATGCCGAGGTACTCCAGCAGGTAGCCCTCGAGGGCCTCCTCGTCGAGGCTGGGGTTGCGCTCCGGCGAGAGCAGGCACTGCCGGGTGGTGAGGCCTATGCCCTGTCCGTTGACCTCGAGGCTCCCCCCCTCCATCACGATACCTGCCTCAAAGAGCTTCACCCCCAGGATGCGGGCCATGTGCCGGGGCATCTGGTTGTCGAGCTCGGCAGGGTACTTGTTCCCCCAGCCGTTGAACTCCCAGTTCACGCCCGCCAGCCAGGCGGGAGCCTCGGCCACCCCTTGCGCTCCATGTGGAGGCAAAGGGCCAGGGCGCGTGACAAAGATGGCCCCCGAGTCGCGCAACCAGCTATCGTTGTGGGGGATGCGGTGGAACTGAATAGGGCCCGAGAGCCTGCTTTTAGCGTCCTGCTCGGAGGCCTCGTCGTTCACTACCAGGTGCACCGGCTCAAAGCGGGCCAGGGTGTTCACAAAGGCAGCAAACTCCTGCCGCACGGGTTCCAGGTAGCCCAACCATTTTTCCTCGTCGTAGGGCCAGGCCGTCCAGGTAGCGGCGTGGGGGGCCCATTCGGCGGGCATGCGAAAGCCCAGGGCGCGGGGGGTAAGGGTCTTGTCCACAAAGGGCATAGTATAGCAGTTACCGGACGGGGTCACCGAATGCAGAACGGGGTCATCTGATTCTTGCTAGACTGAAGGCATGCCACAACTGTACAACGCCGATACCGGGGCCTTCCTTGGCGAGATTAGCGAGGCCCAGCTAGAATTCCTGGTTGCCCAGATGGAGGAAGAGCACGCCGAAGACCAGGACTACTACCTGAACCTTGACCTGCTCGAGACCTGGCGCGAACAGGGCGCCGACCCCGCCCTGCTGGACTTGCTCCACAAAGCCATGGCAAACCAGGAAGACCTGAGCATCCGCTGGTCCAGGTAAATCGAATAGACGGCGGCTCGCGGGCTTTTACGGCGCCCGGAACCCTGTGCCCCGCGGCTAGGACAGGGTGGCCTCGTCGGCCAGCCCCTCGGCCCAGGCTTCCAGGTGACCCACATCACCCACCGAAAGCGCCGTGCCTTCAGGGTAGAGAAGCCGGGTGATGGAGGTGTTTTGAATCTGGAATTTGCGCCAGGCGCCGTTTTCCAGCTTGAGCACCATTTTGAGCGCGGCCCGGATCACCCCGCCGTGCGTCACCACGATAAAGCGCCCCTCGGGTAGATCGTCCAGGAAGCCCTGGACACGTGCAGCCAGGTCGGCCATGCTCTCGCCGCCGGGGCGCTTGGTATTCCAGGGGTCGCGCTGGATGGCTTCGTGGAAGGCGGGGTAGAGGGTTTCCATCTCGCTTCGCAAAAGGCCCTGTAGCTCGCCTGCATAAATTTCGCGAAGGCGGGGGTCGTAGATGGGGGTCAGGTGTAGTGCCTCGGCGATGGGTTTGGCGGTGAGCGCCGCCCGCTGGAGGTCGGAGCTGTAGAGGCCGTCGAAGCCCTGTCGGCAGGCGGCCAGGCGCTCGGCCACCCGGTAGGCCTGATGCAGGCCCTGGGGCGATAGGTTGATGTCGTAATGGCCCTGAAAGCGCCCCTCGGCGTTCCAGGGCGTTTCACCATGGCGCAGCAGCCAGAGTTCTTTCATACGGTAGGGGGGCAGGGTTTCAGACGACCTTAATCCCTGACCCTTCCATGATATAGCCTACCAGGTAGCCTTGAGGTAAAAGTGTCCCGGCCCGAGATGCCATGTCTGAACTCAGAACCAAAATGTAACCAAGCCCCATATTGAACACCCGGAACATCTCTTGCTCGGCCACACTGCCCGCCCGTTGAATCAACTCAAAAATGGGGGGGACTGGAAAGGTTCCACGCCGGATTTCGGCCCCTAGCCCCTCCGGCAGCACCCTGGGGAGGTTTTCGTAGACCCCACCCCCGGTGATGTGGGCCATGGCGCGAATTTCGATGCCCTCGCGCTGAAGCAGCGCAACCTCCGCCAGGTAGCAGCGGTGGGGCTCCAGAAGTACCTCGGCCAGCGACCGACCGCCGAGCTCGAGCCGGGGTTCCTCCAGGTTCCACCCCGCAAATACCTTGCGGGCCAGGCTGTAGCCGTTGGTGTGCAGCCCGGAAGAAGGCAGGGCCAGCAGCACATCGCCCGGCTGTACCTGGGAGCCATCCACAATCTGGGCCCTGTCCACCACCCCCACAATGGTGCCCACCAGGTCGAGGCCCCCTTCGTGGTAGACCCCCGGCATCTCGGCGGTCTCGCCGCCCAGGAGGGGAATGCCCACGGCTTTGCAGGCTTCGGCCAGCGAGTCCAGCACGGCGGCCAGCACGTCGGCCTCGAGGCGGGCGCTGGCGATGTAGTCCATAAAAAATAGGGGCCGGGCCCCCTGCACCAGCAGGTCGTTGACCGAGTGGTTCACCAGGTCGAAGCCCAGCCCCCCGTAGCGCCCGGTCTGGGCGGCCAGCAGAGTCTTGGTGCCCACCCCGTCGGTGGAGGCCACCAGCACCGGCTCGGCCATCGCCTTCAGCGCGGCCACCTCGAGCATCCCCCCAAAGGCCCCGATGCCCCGCAGTACCTGGGGGGTATAGGTCTCCTTGATTTTCTGGGCCGCCCTTTTCAAGGCCCCGGCCTTGCGGTCGATGTCCACGCCCGCGTCCTGGTAGTTCATAGCTCTACCCCCAGCATCTCGCCCAGCATCTTCTTGACCACGTCGGCCTTGGCGGTGCCCCTGGTCTCCTTCATGATGGGCCCCAGGAGGGCGTTGGCGGCTTTGAGGTTGCCGCCCCTGACCTGCTCGACCACCCTGGGGTTGGCGGCCACCACCCGCTCCACGATGGGCCTAAGCGAGCCTTCGTCCGAAACCGAGCGCAGGCCGCGTTCCTCCACCAGCCGCAGGGGGTCGGCCCCTTCCATCACCTCGGGCAAAAGCTGCGCGAGCACCCGGTTGGTAATCTCGCGGCGCTCGAACAGCCCGGCTAGCTGGGCCAGGTTTGTGGGGGTGAGGGCGGTCTCTTGCACCTCGAGGCCCCGCTCGTTCAGGTAGCCGGCCACATCGGCGTTGAGCAGGTTGGCGATGGTTTGGGGGTTGCCCTGGTACGAGGCCAGCGCCTCGTCGAAGAAGCGGGCCAGCGAAGCGTTGTAGGCCAGAATTTCGGCGTCGTAGGGGCGTACCCCTTGCTCCACATAGCGGGCGTACTTCTGGGCGGGCAGCTCGGGCATGGCGGCCCGGAGACGCGCCAGCCAGGCCTCATCGATCACGATGGGCGGCAGGTCGGGGTCGGGGAAGTAGCGGTAGTCGGCCTCGCCTTCCTTGAGGCGCATCAGGTAGGTCTTGCCGGCGGCCTCGTCCCAGCCCAGGGTGGCTTGCTCCACCCTGCGCCCGCTGCGAAGTAGCTCCTGCTGGCGCTTGATTTCGAACTCGAGGGCCCGCGCCACGCTACGAAAGGAGTTGAGGTTCTTGATCTCCACCTTGGTGCCCAGAGGCCCTCCCACGGGCCGTACCGAGACGTTCACGTCGGCCCGCATCTTGCCCTCTTCGGGGTTGGCCTCCGAGACCCCCAGGGTCTGGGCAATCGAGCGGATGTGAGCCAGAAAAATACGGGCCTGCTCGGGGGTGCGAATATCCGGCTCGGTGACCATCTCGATGAGGGGTGAACCGGCCCGGTTGAGGTCAATCAGCGAGTAGGCGGTGCCGTCCGGGTGGGTGGATTTGGCAGCGTCCTCCTCCAGGTGCACCCGCTTGATGCGCACTTTTTGCCCTTCTACTTCCAGATACCCGTGCTCGGCGATGGGCAGGTCGTACTGGGAGATCTGGTAGTTCTTGGGCATGTCGGGGTAGTAGTAGCTCTTGCGGTGGAACTGCGTCCAGGGGGCGATGGTGCAGTTCAGGGCCAGCCCAAACAGGATGCCAAAGTCCACCGCCTGGGCGTTGACCGAGGGCAGTACCCCCGGCAGCCCCAGACAGACCGGGCAGGTATGGGTGTTGGGCGGGTCGCCAAAATAGTTGGCGTCGCAGCCGCAGAACATTTTGCTCTTGGTTTTGAGGTGCAGGTGGACTTCCAGCCCCACCACTGCTTCGAACTCCGGCATACCCTGACCATTATAGGTGGAGGAAGCCAAAAGCCATTCTCGGCGAAAATGGGCCAAAGGCTTTTATCGTTTTCCCCTTTCCCTCTCCTCTTGCGGGAGAGGGTGGTGACAGCGCCGGCCAGTAAGGTGCTCTTTTTGCCCAATAAAACAACTCTGTCGGTAACCGCTGTCGCCGGGTGAGGGGTTGAAACGGCGATGCTCAAGCAAATGATAAGAGCCTGAAATTGGCCACAGACTGTCGAAGGTTCGGGGCAAGAAAGTTCTAGCTAGCCGTACCACCGGCCCTCGAGCACGGTAGAAGCCTGCGAGGCTAGATGCTACAATCTGGCTTGCTTGCAGTAGCAAGCCCTTTGCGCTCGTAGCTCAGTTTGGATAGAGCGAAGGTTTCCTAAACCTTAGGTCGCAGGTTCGAGTCCTGCCGGGCGCACCAGCTCTGGACGTAAAAGACGGCCTACCCTATTGACGTGAGCAAAGAACGCCCTCCTGCATGGGCCTAGAAATAAGCGTGTAACTTTGGGCTTAGCTCAAGAGCAGATAGGGGCGGATTCTGGAGATGTCATATCACAACGCACTGTTTCTGACATTGAACGTGGTCGAGTCCACCCTTTGTCGCTAGGAGCCGAAAAGTTCTTTGGTCTTCTCAGAGCCCTGCGCTGGAGCCTAGCCGAGTTCAGCCAGGCCACCGGCATCCACATTGATTACATTCGCGAGACGCTGGCCTCAGAAGCGATTGAACGCGCCGGGCCGGATAGCGATGTGTATGTGTTGCCGGTCATAGATGCCGGAGCCGGGCCGCCTTGGTCGAATGAGGGGGCAGATACCATAGGGATATTCATGCCCGAGCTGCGCGGCTATGATCGCTCGCGTTTGTTTGTGGTACGGGTGCGCGGCGACTCCATGCAGGGCTACGCCGATGATGGCACCCTGGTCATCTGCTACCGCGACGGCCTGCCCGAGCGCGGCAAGGTGGTGGCGGTCTGGCTGGCTGGCGACGGTGTGGTGATTAAGCGTTATCTGGGGGTAGAAAACGGCTTACTACTGCTGGGCAACGATAATCGGGCCTACCGCGCTGCTTTTGAGGCTCCAGAGGGTAGCACCGTGGTAGGGGTGGCGATTGGTCGGTTTTTGAGGGGGTAGGCTTTGGGTAATCCAAACCCCCGGCGTGGCAAAGGCGAGGGTTCCATCTTTCAGCGCAAGGACGGGCGCTGGGCGGCCTCTGTCACGGTGGGCTACGGCCCCGACGGCAAGCAGCGCAAGCGCTGGGTGTATGGCCACACGCGTCGGGAGGTAGCCGAAAAGCTGGCCCGGTTGCTGCCCAAAGCAGGGTATGGCTTGATTCAAGCCCCGCAGCGGTTACGGCTGGGGGAGTGGCTGGAGCAGTGGGCCGATCAGCACACCCGCACGCATAACATCCGGCCCTCGACTGCGCTCAAGTACCGCGAATACTTGCGCCGGTTGCAACCGCTGGCCCATATTTTCTTGTCCAGGCTTACTGCCCTGGCCATCCGCGCTTTCATGGCCGACCTGGGCCACCTCTCGCCCTCTACCCGCCGCCAAACCTTGCAGTTTTTGCGGGCTGCTTTGCGCGACGCGGTGCGGATGGGCCTGATCGAAACCAATCCTGCTGATGCGGTAGAGCCCCCACCCCTGGCCCCGGTGCGACCCTCGAGGGCCTGGAGCCCTGAACAGGCCACAGCATTCCTGCAAGCAGCCCAGACCCACCGCCATCATGATTGCCCGGGCCGAGTGCGTCATGCTCAACAAGGGGCCCTACTTCGTGCAGGGCATCCGGGTGCTTTCGGGGGTGCTCCGGCGGATGCAAGACCACCAGTACAAAAAACCCCCAAGATGCGCCCCCTCAAGGCCTGGTCACAGGCGGCCCGATAGTCCTGATACCGAATTTGCGTGGATGGTTATTTTTGAGCGGCATTTCTGTGCCCTCATACGGCGACACATACGCAGTTGATGACGTCTCCAACACTATTCTTTTGCACTGCTGGCGGGATGTCTCCACCTTCTCTTGCCAGGAGCGGGAAAGAACCTCAGGTCAATACCGGGGCTTGGTTTTGCGGGTGGGCACTGCGTTCCAGGGGTCTTCAGGCCAGGGGTGTTTGGGGTAGCGCCCCCGCAGTTCCTTGCGTACCTCGAGGTAGGTCTGGTTCCAGAAACTCCGCAGATCCTGGGTTACCTGGATGGGCCGCTGGGCAGGGGAGAGCAGGTGCAGCAGCACCGGGGTGCGGCCTTCGTTGACGGTGGGGGTATCGGCCAGGCCGAAGAGCTCCTGGAGCTTCACGGCCAGCACCGGCGGGCTGCCGTCGGGGCTGTAGGTCAGCTTGATGCGGGAGCCGCTGGGCACCTGAAGCCGCGTAGGGGCCAGCGCGTCCAGCCGCACGGGCAGCGGCCAGGGCAGGAGCCCGCCCAGGATGCTTTCGAGCTCGAGGCGGGCAAAGTCCTCGCGGCGCGAGACCCCTTCCAACCAGGGGGCCAGCCACTCCTCGAGGGTCTCCAATAGGTTTTTGTCGGAGACATCGGGCCAGCCCTCCTCGGGCCGCCAGCGCCGCAGGCTCTCCACGCGGGCCTGCCACTGGCGGAGTTCTTCTGTCCAGGGCAAGAGTGTGAGCCCCTCGGCCCGCACCACCTGGCAGAGAATTTTGCGGCGCCGCGCGGGATCCACCTGGCGGAGCAGCTCCCTGGACAGCGCCACCTCGCCCACCCGCAGCTCGCGCTGGGCCAGCAACACCCCGCCCTGGGCATCCCAGGCCACGGTCTCAACGGGCCGGGCCAGTGGGGTCAGATCCGAAGGCTGTACCGGGGCAGCCAGAAAGAGACGGCCCTCCTCCTGGCCGGCGTCGAGGTGGGCGGCGGCCAGCCAGGGGGTGCCGGCCAGCAGGTCGTTTTCGTCCAGGCGCACCCCCCGCCCCCCCGAGAGACGGTAGCGCAGGCGCTCGCCTTCCCGCAGGCGGGCCAGCCGGTCGGGGTAGGCCATGGCAATCAGCATCCCGACCGCTCGCTCCTCGGGGGGCTGGTTTTCCGCAGCCACCCCCAGGCGCTGACGCCACTGCTGGCTGAGCCGCTCGATCCGCTCAAGCGTACCCGGCTCGGCGCCATGAAGGGCTTTGCCGCTCTGGCGCCAGTGCCGCAGGGCCTGCAAGCGCAAGCCCACATCGGCCCCCATCTCTCTGGGCAGGGGGTCGCGCTCTTCTAG includes:
- a CDS encoding S24/S26 family peptidase, with translation MSLGAEKFFGLLRALRWSLAEFSQATGIHIDYIRETLASEAIERAGPDSDVYVLPVIDAGAGPPWSNEGADTIGIFMPELRGYDRSRLFVVRVRGDSMQGYADDGTLVICYRDGLPERGKVVAVWLAGDGVVIKRYLGVENGLLLLGNDNRAYRAAFEAPEGSTVVGVAIGRFLRG
- the gatB gene encoding Asp-tRNA(Asn)/Glu-tRNA(Gln) amidotransferase subunit GatB — its product is MPEFEAVVGLEVHLHLKTKSKMFCGCDANYFGDPPNTHTCPVCLGLPGVLPSVNAQAVDFGILFGLALNCTIAPWTQFHRKSYYYPDMPKNYQISQYDLPIAEHGYLEVEGQKVRIKRVHLEEDAAKSTHPDGTAYSLIDLNRAGSPLIEMVTEPDIRTPEQARIFLAHIRSIAQTLGVSEANPEEGKMRADVNVSVRPVGGPLGTKVEIKNLNSFRSVARALEFEIKRQQELLRSGRRVEQATLGWDEAAGKTYLMRLKEGEADYRYFPDPDLPPIVIDEAWLARLRAAMPELPAQKYARYVEQGVRPYDAEILAYNASLARFFDEALASYQGNPQTIANLLNADVAGYLNERGLEVQETALTPTNLAQLAGLFERREITNRVLAQLLPEVMEGADPLRLVEERGLRSVSDEGSLRPIVERVVAANPRVVEQVRGGNLKAANALLGPIMKETRGTAKADVVKKMLGEMLGVEL
- a CDS encoding glucose 1-dehydrogenase is translated as MTMFQGRVVLITGAARGIGRAIAEAFAEERALLVLCDVRPEGLEVAKRLGALFVYADIAQALHRERFVEQATKQWGGVHVLVNNAAIAAPGSALKVGLAEWQQTLEVNLTAPMHLSALAAREMMRSGGGAIVNVASVQGLFAEQNNAAYNASKGGLVNLTRSLALDFAPMNIRVNAVAPGAIATESVLEAIQMSEDPELTRQDWEDLHALRRLGKPEEVAQAVVFLASERASFITGAILPVDGGMTASFMMAGRPV
- the aguB gene encoding N-carbamoylputrescine amidase, whose protein sequence is MPKLAVVQMSMTSNRDHNVAKATQMVREAAAQGAQIVLLPELFENLYFCQAERDKYFALANPVEQHPFIPHFQRLAQELGVVLPLSFFEKAGQAHYNSLALIDATGEILGVYRKSHIPDGPGYEEKYYFNPGDTGFRAFPTRFGTVGAGICWDQWFPECARSMALLGAEILLYPTAIGSEPAEAGGIDTKDMWQRAMIGHAVSNICYLAAANRVGTEVVEGLEQTFYGSSFIADYMGNKIAEAGRSEETVLLADLNLEEARTFRASFGFFRDRRPDLYGPLLTLDGKTRRTA
- a CDS encoding galactosyldiacylglycerol synthase; its protein translation is MPQLYNADTGAFLGEISEAQLEFLVAQMEEEHAEDQDYYLNLDLLETWREQGADPALLDLLHKAMANQEDLSIRWSR
- a CDS encoding histidine phosphatase family protein, with amino-acid sequence MKELWLLRHGETPWNAEGRFQGHYDINLSPQGLHQAYRVAERLAACRQGFDGLYSSDLQRAALTAKPIAEALHLTPIYDPRLREIYAGELQGLLRSEMETLYPAFHEAIQRDPWNTKRPGGESMADLAARVQGFLDDLPEGRFIVVTHGGVIRAALKMVLKLENGAWRKFQIQNTSITRLLYPEGTALSVGDVGHLEAWAEGLADEATLS
- a CDS encoding phage integrase SAM-like domain-containing protein is translated as MGNPNPRRGKGEGSIFQRKDGRWAASVTVGYGPDGKQRKRWVYGHTRREVAEKLARLLPKAGYGLIQAPQRLRLGEWLEQWADQHTRTHNIRPSTALKYREYLRRLQPLAHIFLSRLTALAIRAFMADLGHLSPSTRRQTLQFLRAALRDAVRMGLIETNPADAVEPPPLAPVRPSRAWSPEQATAFLQAAQTHRHHDCPGRVRHAQQGALLRAGHPGAFGGAPADARPPVQKTPKMRPLKAWSQAAR
- a CDS encoding agmatine deiminase family protein — encoded protein: MDKTLTPRALGFRMPAEWAPHAATWTAWPYDEEKWLGYLEPVRQEFAAFVNTLARFEPVHLVVNDEASEQDAKSRLSGPIQFHRIPHNDSWLRDSGAIFVTRPGPLPPHGAQGVAEAPAWLAGVNWEFNGWGNKYPAELDNQMPRHMARILGVKLFEAGIVMEGGSLEVNGQGIGLTTRQCLLSPERNPSLDEEALEGYLLEYLGIEHLIWLGNGLEGDHTDGHIDTLTRFTAPRTIVTSVSSDPDDPNHRPLQENLEILQSLGGFQIVELPLPKNPIWLDDQTRLPLTYANFYIANGAVLVPIYGDPHDEQALQILRPLFPEREVVGLKSRYLITGGGSFHCVTQQQPEGEIWNG
- the purM gene encoding phosphoribosylformylglycinamidine cyclo-ligase, translated to MNYQDAGVDIDRKAGALKRAAQKIKETYTPQVLRGIGAFGGMLEVAALKAMAEPVLVASTDGVGTKTLLAAQTGRYGGLGFDLVNHSVNDLLVQGARPLFFMDYIASARLEADVLAAVLDSLAEACKAVGIPLLGGETAEMPGVYHEGGLDLVGTIVGVVDRAQIVDGSQVQPGDVLLALPSSGLHTNGYSLARKVFAGWNLEEPRLELGGRSLAEVLLEPHRCYLAEVALLQREGIEIRAMAHITGGGVYENLPRVLPEGLGAEIRRGTFPVPPIFELIQRAGSVAEQEMFRVFNMGLGYILVLSSDMASRAGTLLPQGYLVGYIMEGSGIKVV
- a CDS encoding DUF4160 domain-containing protein; this translates as MITLHRSGQYRFYVNSGYNLEQPYICVKHEGHFAKFSLQPLALQSNNGFSRTELSRIQQAIVDARDQLLKHWANARGNEGEKPTGELLLHQE